Proteins co-encoded in one Saprospira grandis genomic window:
- a CDS encoding AMP nucleosidase, giving the protein MKTKKAIVENWLPRYTNTPLEEFGKYILLTNFSNYVQLFADRYGVEVKGKGKAMQTATADGITIINFGMGSPNAATIMDLLSAIKPKACLFLGKCGGLRNRKNKVGDWILPIAAIRGEGTSNDYFPPEIPALPSFALQKAISTTIRDHNLDYWTGTVYTTNRRVWEYDEDFKEYLRRMRCLAIDMETATLFITAFKNKISAGALLLVSDMPMTPEGVKTDSSDHKVTANYVEEHLDMGIGSLKQIMNDGLTVRHLKF; this is encoded by the coding sequence ATGAAAACTAAAAAAGCAATTGTAGAAAACTGGCTCCCACGCTATACCAATACCCCACTAGAAGAATTTGGCAAGTATATTTTGCTCACCAATTTTAGCAATTATGTACAGCTTTTTGCCGACCGCTATGGCGTAGAGGTCAAAGGAAAAGGCAAGGCCATGCAAACCGCCACCGCCGACGGCATTACGATCATCAATTTTGGAATGGGAAGCCCCAACGCAGCCACAATCATGGACCTGCTTTCGGCCATCAAACCCAAAGCCTGCCTTTTCTTGGGCAAATGTGGAGGCTTGCGCAACCGTAAAAATAAGGTGGGCGACTGGATCCTGCCTATCGCCGCTATCCGTGGAGAAGGTACCTCTAATGACTATTTCCCACCAGAAATTCCAGCCCTCCCCTCTTTTGCCCTCCAAAAAGCGATCTCGACCACTATCCGCGACCATAATCTAGATTATTGGACCGGTACGGTATATACCACCAACCGCCGCGTTTGGGAGTATGATGAAGATTTTAAGGAGTATCTCCGCAGAATGCGCTGCCTCGCTATCGATATGGAAACCGCTACCCTATTTATTACCGCTTTCAAAAATAAGATTTCTGCAGGCGCTCTCTTGCTCGTTTCCGATATGCCCATGACCCCAGAAGGCGTAAAAACCGATAGCAGCGACCATAAGGTGACCGCCAATTATGTTGAAGAACATCTCGATATGGGCATTGGCTCGCTCAAGCAAATCATGAACGATGGCTTGACCGTTCGCCACCTCAAATTCTAA
- a CDS encoding CocE/NonD family hydrolase — MLSRFPLVLFICLISSFLWAQPLSKKAIKKLPACDAANDLLSAHQPREDPYKGMRMRSFYLYMRDSTALAIDLYLPKNIKAGDRLPTIVRQTRYWRRPQLRFPFSLFSKGLLGRTGKMVERFLDEGYAIVNVDVRGSGASFGQRLHPWSPEEQADGAEILDWIVAQPWSNGQIGSLGVSYGGTAAEFLAIQQHPNLKAVALMFSLYDVYADNAFPGGIHNRWFTSNWGDANALMDANELPPNAEAYKWLIKGVAPVRKKKKQLGRAVSSHEENKNVHEGALEVDFRDDRPRQGAGRKVDYFSPHHYIDALRASGVAVYSYSGWQDGAYAEAAIKRHLDLGAGAHKLMLGPWEHGGAYNISPYCPSLAKFDHAGELLKFFDYHLKGQKNALVQEAPIHYYSIGAERWRAAQTWPPAAVVWDSLFLSDAGLQSSFAPLSEQKIVADHQFGTGEVNRWTAVNGKVKSPYTYADWAQRSASLLHFDGPLLESPLEIVGESKLQLQLQSTEDLADIYVYLSELKADGSLHYITEGQLRASHRPKTAWQSSHLRKDAQAVVAQQWLELRLQLLPVAWQLQKGSRLRLSLASSDKDIFEGAYTDKEYDLLFRSIQEARSFLLLPVYQE, encoded by the coding sequence ATGCTTAGTCGATTTCCCCTGGTTTTATTTATTTGCTTGATTAGCAGTTTTTTGTGGGCGCAGCCTTTATCTAAAAAGGCGATTAAGAAGTTGCCAGCCTGTGATGCGGCCAATGATTTATTATCGGCGCATCAGCCTCGTGAAGATCCTTATAAGGGGATGCGGATGCGTTCTTTTTATTTATACATGCGAGATAGCACGGCTTTGGCGATAGACCTCTATTTGCCTAAAAACATAAAGGCGGGAGATCGTTTGCCGACCATTGTACGGCAGACTCGTTATTGGCGGCGGCCGCAGTTGCGCTTTCCCTTTAGTCTGTTTTCTAAGGGCTTATTGGGCCGAACGGGCAAGATGGTAGAGCGTTTTTTGGATGAGGGCTATGCGATTGTGAATGTAGATGTTCGGGGTTCTGGGGCTTCTTTTGGGCAGCGTTTGCACCCTTGGAGCCCAGAGGAGCAGGCCGATGGAGCCGAAATTTTGGATTGGATTGTGGCGCAGCCCTGGTCCAATGGCCAGATTGGGAGTTTGGGCGTTTCTTATGGGGGCACGGCTGCCGAGTTTTTGGCCATACAGCAGCATCCTAATCTCAAGGCGGTGGCCCTGATGTTTTCTTTATATGATGTGTATGCGGACAATGCTTTTCCGGGCGGCATTCATAACCGCTGGTTTACTTCTAATTGGGGCGATGCCAATGCCTTGATGGATGCCAATGAGTTGCCCCCCAATGCCGAGGCCTACAAATGGTTGATCAAGGGGGTGGCGCCTGTGCGCAAAAAAAAGAAGCAATTGGGTCGGGCGGTTAGCAGCCATGAAGAGAATAAAAATGTGCATGAAGGGGCTTTAGAAGTTGATTTTCGAGATGATCGTCCTCGGCAAGGGGCGGGCCGCAAAGTCGATTATTTTAGTCCCCACCATTATATTGATGCCCTGCGTGCTTCTGGGGTGGCGGTTTACTCTTATAGCGGCTGGCAGGATGGGGCCTATGCCGAGGCGGCCATCAAGCGGCATTTAGATTTGGGGGCCGGGGCACACAAATTGATGTTGGGTCCTTGGGAGCATGGCGGCGCCTACAATATTAGTCCCTATTGTCCGTCTTTGGCCAAATTCGATCATGCGGGCGAGCTGCTCAAGTTCTTCGATTATCATTTGAAGGGGCAAAAAAATGCTTTGGTCCAAGAAGCGCCCATACATTATTATAGCATTGGGGCCGAGCGCTGGCGGGCGGCTCAAACTTGGCCTCCTGCGGCAGTCGTTTGGGACAGTTTATTTTTGTCGGATGCGGGTTTGCAGTCTAGTTTTGCCCCCTTAAGTGAGCAAAAAATAGTAGCCGACCATCAGTTTGGTACGGGGGAGGTGAATCGCTGGACCGCCGTGAATGGCAAGGTGAAAAGTCCCTACACTTATGCCGATTGGGCCCAGCGCTCCGCCTCTTTACTGCATTTTGATGGTCCTCTTTTAGAGTCGCCGCTAGAAATTGTAGGGGAGAGCAAATTGCAGTTGCAGTTACAATCTACCGAAGATTTGGCCGATATCTACGTCTATCTTTCCGAGCTCAAGGCCGATGGCAGTCTTCATTATATCACGGAGGGCCAATTGCGGGCCAGTCATCGCCCCAAAACTGCCTGGCAATCGAGCCATTTGCGCAAAGATGCCCAGGCGGTTGTTGCCCAGCAATGGCTAGAATTGCGTTTGCAGCTTTTGCCAGTGGCTTGGCAGTTGCAAAAAGGCTCTCGCCTGCGCCTTTCTTTGGCCTCTAGCGATAAGGACATTTTTGAGGGCGCTTATACCGATAAAGAATACGATTTGTTGTTCCGCTCGATCCAAGAGGCCCGCTCTTTTTTGCTGCTCCCTGTTTATCAAGAGTAA